The Plasmodium relictum strain SGS1 genome assembly, chromosome: 9 genome window below encodes:
- a CDS encoding P-loop containing nucleoside triphosphate hydrolase, putative, whose amino-acid sequence MANKNTENFEIDCTCLDLYEKVTKRYYFNDCSIIKKCIKNGILKESDSVCIYGKENCGKTLLLTEILVDLTAVKELRGMNCKVVYLDCDLSFNYQNYENIINNKFLKYISNCSTVNTDEYKNINLKKEYLDNSFSNIYYIPIFNPGHLLVILNTLKNLLEKKILVEALIIDSLSFWNFCKYDKVNFFSDNSYVKRNTSDLLDYAFTLILNLKKKFRFLFFYTKLSSEDKFIEYTINLSVNEKLNEQMNDVEICENKNTNNFSINKSSDLKQVFLIPQNFNDILKTHIFRKKDFITNNFLIEKPFLIFLISNEKSKFTHIKNRNDLKSLNFLLCLSSEMKDLDKTHYSKFFFMIINSHTIVPL is encoded by the coding sequence ATGGCAAATAAAAATACggaaaattttgaaatagATTGTACATGCTTggatttatatgaaaaagttACAAAAAGATATTACTTTAATGATTGctcaataataaaaaagtgtATAAAAAATGGAATCTTAAAAGAATCTGATAGTGTATGTATATATGGAAAAGAAAATTGTGGaaaaacattattattaacaGAGATACTAGTTGACCTTACAGCCGTAAAAGAATTAAGAGGAATGAATTGCAAAGTTGTTTACTTAGATTGTGATTTATCCTTTAACTAtcaaaattatgaaaatataataaataataaatttcttaaatatataagtaaTTGCAGCACTGTTAATACcgatgaatataaaaatattaatctaaaaaaagaatatttagataattctttttctaatatttacTATATTCCAATATTTAATCCAGGTCATCTTTTAgttattttaaatacattaaaaaatttattagaaaaGAAGATTCTTGTTGAAGCGTTGATTATTGACTCTTTATCTTTTTGGAACTTCTGTAAATATGAtaaagtaaattttttttcagatAATAGTTATGTAAAAAGAAATACTTCAGATTTATTAGATTATGCTTTTACTctcattttaaatttaaagaaaaaatttagatttctatttttttatacaaaatTAAGCAGTGAGGATAAATTTATTGAATATACCATTAATTTGTCTGTTAATGAGAAATTAAATGAACAAATGAATGATGTTGAAATATGTgagaataaaaatactaataatttttctataaataaaTCAAGTGATTTAAAGCAAGTATTTTTAATACcacaaaattttaatgatatattaaaaactCATATATTTCGCAAAAAAGATTTTATaactaataattttttaatagaaaaaccttttttaatttttttaatatcgaatgaaaaaagtaaatttacACATATCAAAAATAGGAATGATTTGAAGAGTTTGAACTTCTTATTGTGTTTGTCTTCTGAAATGAAAGATTTGGACAAAACACACTACTCAAAGTTTTTCTTTATGATAATTAATTCTCACACAATTGTACCATTATAA